In the genome of Desulfonatronum thiosulfatophilum, the window GCGTATCTGCTTACGGGCTATAGGGATTTTTGGGGAGCAGTGGCTGCTTTTGCCCAGAGGACTCTTTTTCAAGGTGCGCAAATTGTCGATCAACAATCCTCCGACCTGAGACTGCTTTACGGTCACTGGGACTATCCACGCTTCAACTACAACAGGTATGCGCCGCTGTTTTCGGCGTTGATGATCGATGCGACGATTCCCGTGCATACTTTTTGGTCCGGGGCAAAGGTGAACTACGTGGATCACATCAGATGGGCGCTCAACTCCCTGATCACCCATCAATGGGATATTGCCTGGGTTCCTTTTGACAACTGGGATGGCAACATTCCGAGTCATAATCTTGATGGTTTTACCGTAACCCAGGAGGGTGTACAGGCCCAGTGCATGGCCTTGTATTTCGACATGAACGCCATCAACAGGATTGACAGGAGTTTGACGCAAAGCGATCAGGAACCTTCTTCGCCCGCCAACAACCACATGTGGCACAGAACGTCGGACGGCAAACTTTTCAGATGGAGTTCGGACAAATCCGCATGGGTGGACCTGGGTCCTTTTCCCTACAGCGGATACATGCAGATCCGGAGAAGCAGCATTACCGGTGGAAATTTTTCTACAGGTCCTTTGACCGGAGGTTTGAACGCGGATGTCAGTGGGACCGCAAAGGGTGATTACAGAAACAAGTTCGTGGGCCTCCGAAGCAACGGTTTCAACAGAGAAATTGCGATTCCCGTTTTTCAAAGCATATTCCCAGCCAATTTCTTGATCGACTACTACCTGAACATCGAGGCGGACGAGAGAATTCCCGAATTGGTCTATGAAATCACACGGATCGTCCTGGAAAACATCCATGAGCTCCCCCCCGGCCATTTCCGGTACCAATCCGGTAATTCAACCTGGGGCTACGTCACGCATGGGCAGCCCTACGCCATGTCCAATCCGCCCGCCTCTCCGGGAAATCATTGGGAACTGCCGGAATTTGCTCGTCTGATCGCCTTCACGCTCAAGACGCGCGGCGATGTCGAGCTCAACGGCATGCGCTTGTCCGAGGCATACAAGACGGTCATCAACACCGCGAACAACAGTCCGTCATCCAACAAGGGCGGATTGATCTGGCAATGGAAGCACTTCGGCCAATATTACGGCATCAGCCAGGATGCGCCCTGGATCATGAGCCGAACGACACTTGCCGACATCGGTCCCGCTCAAGCTCGCATACCTTACCAGTACGACTCCATTCCCGGCGATATCCCCGATATAGCCAGGGAGAACGACCCGCGGAGCAACGGAGAAGCGCCGGTGATCAAGCGACTGCGGATTCTTAAGTAGTCTGCCCTGATAATAGATCAACTGTCTAGAATTGTTTGATATTTTTTTCTATTTCGTGGTACGTTTTTCGACCAGTTAATGCACTTTTTGCCCTTTTTTCGCTTTGCTGTTTTTCGGCACCACAACCCGTCAACCTTCTATGGTGATCCTGTAACGAAAATATCGGATTTTTCTGGCTCGGCTAATTATAAATGATGAATTACGCAACGAAAGTCCTCAAGGGGATGCGGCTGTCGATGGGGCTGATGAGGCAGGCTCCAACCATGATGCGCAGTTGGCGATTTCCCAAGTCTGCTGAAAGACTTCTTGAGAAATTTTCAAGGGATCAGGTTCCGGGTTCAGCTTACGATGATCTGATGCGTTACCTGGCAACGGCATGGACGACATATCGTAACGCCTCCGGTTCCGGTGCAATCTATCCCGGGCTGCCAAGCTGGAGTGGACCGGAATGCGATGCACTTGAAGGATTTGCTCGGACCATGCCCTGTTTCGGGGCCTGGTGCGCATCGGGCCGCAATCCGGAAATAATCCTGGCGGAAGGTACCCGTCTTTCGCTTCCTGAAGAATTCAAGCGCGGTCTGCTCTCAGGAACCGATCCTCGTGCATCCACATACTGGGGTGATATGCCAGGTAAAAGCAATCAAAGAATAGTTGAAGCAGCAGATATCGCGCTGGCACTTTGGTTGTTTCGCGACTCCGTGTGGGAAGGCTTGACCATACATCAACGCAAGGCCGTCGTGGACTGGCTTTCGCTTGTTGATGGCCGACCAGGGCTCGACAACAACTGGCATCTTTTCTTTGTCTTGATTGATCGTGTCCTCACCGCCCTCGGTTATCCTGCGCGAATTCGCGGAGTGCGGGAGCGATTTGAACGGGTCAAGGATTTTCACCTTGGCGATGGCTGGTTCAGAGATGGACCGTCGGGACACGTGGATTACTACAACGCCTGGGGGTTTCACTACGCATTAACCTGGATCAACCGCATTGATCCGCAGTGGGATTCGGCCTTCACCCAAAACACGCAGCAAAAATTCCTCAAGACCTACAGGTACTTGATTGGCCCGCATGGCCTGCCGATTCTCGGACGTAGCGTTCATTACCGCATTGCCGCGTCTGCCCCGCTTGTCGCTGGAGCTGAAAGGAACCCCGAGACTGTATCGCCAGGTGAGGCGAGACATGCTCTCGATGTGACATGGCGATATTTTTTAGCCCGCGGCGCGTTGCGCAAAGGTGTCGTCACCCAGGGTTATCACGGCACAGACCCTCGCATTTTCGATCCCTATGCCGGACCTTCAAGCAGCCTCTGGTCGCTTCGTTCGCTTGTGATGGCGTTCTACTATCCGCCAAACCACTTGTTTTGGTCCGAGCCGGCCCAGCCGTTGCCGGTGGAGCAGAATGATTTCGAACTGCACATAGATGGACCGGGGTGGAAAGTTACCGGTGAGCGCGCGACAGGAACCATCACCATTGAAGTGCTCGGCAACCCGCTTGGCGCACTCCCCCTCGCGCCTTTCAGCCGCATGGATGCGCTGAAAAATCTTGCCTTTGGTCAGCCACCACGTCCCAATAACCTGCAAGCAAGATATGGCCGGCGTTTCTATCGCTCGGATAGACCTTTTTTCATGGAATGAACTCTTATTTGGTTTTGATCTAGTGCAAACCCTTGCGGACAGACAGGAACAGACAGGGGACATGTCCACATAACATAAGAAGACATTGAATCGACTATGCAAAATACGACACTTCTTTCCCGTGCAAATGGTTGCGTCCGTGGCACGCTCGGCAGGATCGCCGCGGCAAGCGTTGCCCGCGGTGTTCCGGCAGGCTGGTTCGGTTATCGATGCGTAGAACATGAAACCGTGCAGGAATACTTTCGTCGTCGGGGCGCCAACGACAAGAACCAGCAATACGAAACCGTGCATCCTGTGACTGAAGCACGAAATCAGTTGCCCTGTAATGTTGGATCACGTGAAGAACTTCCTGACGACAGGGGCTGGTGGGGTTATTCGTTCAGGGATGTGCCGACCCGAATCAGCGGTGAAACGTTTATTGCGACACTGCCGGATTGCCTTATTACCTGGTATAGAGATCCGTCCAAGGATAATGATTTTTTTCCCGCCATCCTCAACCGTGACTCGCGCGCATTGGAAATGCGCGAGTTCCGGTTCCGACCGTTGCATGCGCTGACCTTGCGCGAGTCGCCGTCACCGGTCCGCTTGAAAAAAGCCACATGGATCGCCGAAAGGGTTTATCACAATCACTCGCACTGGCTCACGGCCCACCTTCCAAAGTTGCTTCTGCTCAAAAAACGGAATTTGCTGGACGGGGTCCTTCTGCCGCCTGAACGGACCGGGGCCCTGGATGGTTCTCTGCGCTTGCTGGGCATGAATCCGGAAGATTTTCAGACCTATGACCCAAGCCGTCCACTTTTCGTGGAAAATCTCACCGTCATGGGAACCGATCGTTTCCGTCCGGAACTCCTGCGGTTGATTCCCGAGGCCCTGGGAATTGCCGATGCGGCTCTTCCGCACAGGAAAGTGTTCATCAGTCGGGCCAAGGCGACTCGGCGGCGACTGGCCAACGAGGACCAGGTCTGGCCGCTGCTGGAACGGCAGGGATTTGAGCGGGTGTACATGGAAAAGATGCCATTCTCCGAGCAGGTTGATCTGATGCGGGAAACCAGGGTTCTGGCCGCCCCTCACGGAGCTGGTCTGACCAACATGATCTTCTGTCCGGAAGGTGCGCAGATTGTTGAAATAGCCGACTTGAGCTTTCCTAACCCCAATTTCTATGCCTTGGCTTCAGCCATGGGTCATGCCTACTGGCTGGTCAGGGCAGAGTCGGTCGGGGATCTCCACCCGCTGGAAAAAGATCTGCATGTTGATCCGGCGGCACTCAATGAAGTCCTCCTCCGCCTGGATCCAGCACCCCCTGAGGGATGCAAGCAGACATTACAAAGATGATCTTGACGCGCTATGGAATACATTTTCTGGAAATCCGGTTGACTAGCATATTGGCTTGTTAAGGAGTTCTTCAAAATTTCTAGCCGCTATTGACCAATGAACAGCGGCATTTATTATCAGGGGTAATCATGAGCGTTCAGGCAAGGCCTGACGCTCACTGTCCGGCTATTTGCCAAGAAAGATCATGAATACCCTCTAAGGGAAATGAAAATGAGGTCCGTGTTCGCACTCGCCCGCTGCCTGCCACCCTACGCGAGAAAGCGGTTGAAAGAGTTCCTGCTGGCCCTGACATCGCAGGTTCACCAGGAGCGGCTCGTCCCGGAGCCCGTGGATTTTCGCGGCGTGCTTTCCGATCCTTTCGAGGCGCTCTCGCGAGTGGATCCCAGGCAGCCCGTGCTGGTCAACGTGCCTTTGGAAAGATGCAGGACGTTGGGACCAGTGGGGTTCCCGCCCCTGGCGGAAGCCCACCATCCCTACGTCCTGGCCATGCTGGAATATCTTGAGAGTAATATTCAGCAATACGACGAATCCCCGCTAAAACTTTATTTCGATCATTTCCAGCCGCAAAACGCCGCGGAACTGGCGGATGTCCCTGGTGTCGATAACGATTCAAACCTGCATCGAAAGGAAGCCATTGAACTTGATTTTCCTTGGCTTGCCTCGCCTGGCTTGGAGGTGAAATCCATGCGCAATAAATTCCTACGAGATGATGCGGCCCAGTTCGGCAAGCAATTGTCAGGCGATGACGGCTTGAACTACTTTGGACCAGTGTCTTCGGCAAAGGCAGATCTGGAAATGGAACGGGTGGTTTATATTATCGATTCCATAAAGCGAAACGGTTACCGTGTGCCTGCAAAACAAGATCATATCTCAGGATATCTGCTAAAAAAGGGAGACAGTTATGTGGCCTTGCCATGGGGCGGTCAGCACCGGTTGGCAGCGCTGGGGGCTCTTGGCTTCAGGCATGCACCATTCCTTCTCTATCGCCACAGAGTGACTGACCGTGCGTCCGTGAAGAGTTGGCCTGCCGTGACTTCCGGTGATTTTTCCCCTGAACAGGCGCTACATCTTTTTGATCGAATTTTTGCAGGCCGACAGCCGCAACAGGTGGAAAAAGTTTGGCCTGACGTGCTTAAAGGATGTCACCATAAAATTAATGACGACTGGCAATGAACAGGATCATCATGGTTCGTGATAATAGAAAAAACTGATCGATATTTGAAAAAGATTGTCGCCTTCAAAATCATCTGAGACAGAAGTCAACAGTTTGGCCTGAAGTTTGAATCACTAGCCTCTATGCCTGTCTTTGTCTGATGAACACGGACATGACCTGACAAGACTGTATCTACGCAAGACTAAGTAACAATACTTAAACATATGAGATACTGCTAAAGCCGGAATGCTCTTACGCTGATGGTGAAATAACGCATTCATGTCGTGAAGCCCGTATCCAAAAGTGTTGCCAAATTCAGCAGTTAACCAAGAACATCTTAACTCCCGAATAAATAAATTTTCTGA includes:
- a CDS encoding DUF2264 domain-containing protein, which produces MMNYATKVLKGMRLSMGLMRQAPTMMRSWRFPKSAERLLEKFSRDQVPGSAYDDLMRYLATAWTTYRNASGSGAIYPGLPSWSGPECDALEGFARTMPCFGAWCASGRNPEIILAEGTRLSLPEEFKRGLLSGTDPRASTYWGDMPGKSNQRIVEAADIALALWLFRDSVWEGLTIHQRKAVVDWLSLVDGRPGLDNNWHLFFVLIDRVLTALGYPARIRGVRERFERVKDFHLGDGWFRDGPSGHVDYYNAWGFHYALTWINRIDPQWDSAFTQNTQQKFLKTYRYLIGPHGLPILGRSVHYRIAASAPLVAGAERNPETVSPGEARHALDVTWRYFLARGALRKGVVTQGYHGTDPRIFDPYAGPSSSLWSLRSLVMAFYYPPNHLFWSEPAQPLPVEQNDFELHIDGPGWKVTGERATGTITIEVLGNPLGALPLAPFSRMDALKNLAFGQPPRPNNLQARYGRRFYRSDRPFFME
- a CDS encoding glycosyltransferase family 61 protein, with the translated sequence MQNTTLLSRANGCVRGTLGRIAAASVARGVPAGWFGYRCVEHETVQEYFRRRGANDKNQQYETVHPVTEARNQLPCNVGSREELPDDRGWWGYSFRDVPTRISGETFIATLPDCLITWYRDPSKDNDFFPAILNRDSRALEMREFRFRPLHALTLRESPSPVRLKKATWIAERVYHNHSHWLTAHLPKLLLLKKRNLLDGVLLPPERTGALDGSLRLLGMNPEDFQTYDPSRPLFVENLTVMGTDRFRPELLRLIPEALGIADAALPHRKVFISRAKATRRRLANEDQVWPLLERQGFERVYMEKMPFSEQVDLMRETRVLAAPHGAGLTNMIFCPEGAQIVEIADLSFPNPNFYALASAMGHAYWLVRAESVGDLHPLEKDLHVDPAALNEVLLRLDPAPPEGCKQTLQR